The Streptomyces cynarae genome contains a region encoding:
- a CDS encoding alpha/beta hydrolase family protein, whose product MPITASIGRQTMTRRAVLAGAAAVPLGAASRAWAAPTASGPARLTLPVPTGPYPVGTVPLHLVDTSRPDRVAGPGHHRELMASVWYPARKADDLPRAPWMADGALRAFLADAGFPLDPALGPLTAGHVGAPVHPTGHRLPVIVYSHGAGSHRGDHTITVQELASHGYAVVTVDHTHDAFTEFPDGRVVTPDDFPMYPRDFAADLRFLLDCVEGLAAGRNPDVDGRPLPQGLLGALDPQCIGAFGWSKGGTATALTMLADRRVRAGLSIDGPMQPTITSDLDRPFMMMTAVFTRAAMPDVAEFWTHLRGWRLGIQADGAIHNSYGDNATLIPQAGRILGMTDQQIQDWIGTLDPARAVRIQQAYPLAFFDRYVRHRGGHLLDGPSAAFREVKFLP is encoded by the coding sequence ATGCCCATCACGGCGTCCATCGGCCGACAGACAATGACGCGTCGAGCCGTGCTGGCAGGTGCGGCTGCCGTGCCGCTCGGCGCCGCATCCCGCGCGTGGGCGGCTCCGACCGCCTCCGGCCCGGCGCGACTCACACTGCCTGTGCCCACCGGGCCGTACCCGGTGGGCACGGTGCCGCTCCACCTCGTCGACACCTCACGTCCGGATCGCGTGGCCGGCCCGGGGCATCACCGCGAGTTGATGGCGAGCGTCTGGTACCCGGCACGCAAGGCCGACGACCTGCCGCGTGCCCCCTGGATGGCCGACGGAGCGTTGCGGGCGTTCCTGGCGGACGCCGGCTTTCCCCTCGACCCCGCCCTCGGTCCGCTCACCGCCGGGCACGTGGGCGCGCCCGTGCATCCTACGGGCCACCGCCTGCCCGTCATCGTGTACTCGCACGGCGCGGGCAGCCACCGCGGCGATCACACCATCACGGTCCAGGAACTCGCCAGTCACGGCTACGCCGTGGTCACGGTCGACCACACCCATGACGCGTTCACCGAGTTCCCCGACGGCCGGGTGGTCACCCCGGACGACTTCCCGATGTACCCCAGGGACTTCGCCGCGGACCTCCGGTTCCTGCTCGACTGCGTGGAGGGGCTGGCCGCCGGGCGCAACCCCGACGTCGACGGCAGGCCACTGCCCCAGGGCCTGCTCGGCGCCCTCGACCCGCAGTGCATCGGCGCGTTCGGCTGGTCGAAGGGCGGCACCGCCACCGCGCTCACCATGCTCGCCGACCGGCGCGTCCGCGCCGGGCTCAGCATCGACGGCCCGATGCAGCCGACCATCACCTCCGATCTGGACCGGCCGTTCATGATGATGACCGCCGTGTTCACCCGGGCCGCCATGCCGGACGTCGCCGAGTTCTGGACGCACCTTCGCGGTTGGCGGCTCGGCATCCAGGCCGACGGCGCCATCCACAACTCGTACGGCGACAACGCGACGCTGATCCCGCAAGCGGGCAGGATCCTCGGCATGACCGACCAGCAGATCCAGGACTGGATCGGAACCCTCGACCCCGCCCGGGCGGTACGGATCCAACAGGCCTACCCGCTCGCGTTCTTCGACCGGTACGTGCGGCACCGCGGGGGGCATCTGCTCGACGGTCCGAGCGCGGCCTTCCGAGAGGTGAAGTTCCTTCCATGA
- a CDS encoding SDR family oxidoreductase has translation MKTWFITGASRGFGRIWAEAALARGDRVAATARRPESLQTLVDAYADRVLPLRLDVTDRAAATAAVERAVDAFGHLDVVVNNAGYGLFGMVEETTEEQARAQLDTNLLGPLWVTQAALPYLRARQRGHIVQVSSLGGLAAFPTLGLYNASKWALEGMSEALAQEVGPLGIHVTIVEPGPYGTDWSGASAVHTEPIDAYEPVREARRSGATARAPQDPQATADVILELADTDEPPLRLFLGTYPYPVVEAAYRQRLETWNAWRPLAARA, from the coding sequence ATGAAGACCTGGTTCATCACCGGCGCGTCCCGCGGCTTCGGCCGGATCTGGGCCGAAGCCGCCCTCGCCCGTGGCGACCGCGTCGCCGCCACGGCGCGCCGCCCCGAGTCCCTGCAAACCCTCGTCGACGCCTACGCGGACCGCGTGCTCCCACTCCGCCTGGACGTCACCGACCGGGCAGCGGCAACTGCCGCCGTGGAGCGGGCGGTGGACGCCTTCGGCCACCTCGACGTCGTCGTCAACAACGCGGGCTACGGCCTCTTCGGCATGGTCGAGGAGACCACCGAGGAGCAGGCCCGCGCCCAGCTCGATACCAACCTGCTCGGGCCGCTGTGGGTGACGCAGGCCGCGCTGCCGTACCTGCGTGCCCGACAGCGCGGTCACATCGTGCAGGTGTCCAGCCTCGGTGGCCTCGCCGCCTTCCCCACCCTGGGGTTGTACAACGCCTCCAAATGGGCGCTGGAAGGGATGAGCGAAGCGCTCGCCCAGGAGGTGGGTCCGCTCGGCATCCATGTCACCATCGTCGAACCCGGCCCCTACGGAACCGACTGGTCCGGTGCATCCGCGGTGCACACCGAACCCATCGACGCGTACGAACCGGTCCGCGAGGCGCGCCGATCCGGCGCCACCGCCCGCGCACCGCAGGACCCGCAGGCCACCGCCGACGTCATCCTCGAACTGGCCGACACCGACGAACCACCCCTGCGCCTGTTTCTCGGAACCTACCCCTATCCCGTCGTCGAAGCCGCTTACCGGCAGCGACTGGAAACCTGGAACGCGTGGCGACCACTGGCCGCCAGGGCTTGA